The Gammaproteobacteria bacterium CG11_big_fil_rev_8_21_14_0_20_46_22 nucleotide sequence TCAAGCACCATTGATGTGTACGTGAAACTGAACTTTGACCCCAACGTGGCCTTTACGAACGTAATGAGCAAAGTACAACAAGTCGAAGGCCAGCTACCGAGTGCTGCCGAACAACCTGTGATCGACAAAAAAACCGGCAACACTTTTGCGATTCAATACTTAAGTTTTACCGATAAACACTTAAGCTCTGAGCAAATCACCGACTATGTCACTCGAGTGGTTCAACCACAATTAGAGAGCGCCTCAGGTGTTGCGCAAGCCCAGATTCTCGGCGGTAAAGTTTTTGCCATGCGTATTTGGCTTGACACGAAGCGCTTATCGGCACTCAATCTAACCCCTGCCGATATTCAAAACGCCCTGCTTGCGAACAACTACCAATCGGCTGCGGGTAACACCAAAGGTCAGTACGTCGCCTACGATTTGAACGCCAACACCGACCTTGAAAACGTTCATGCGTTTAGAAACATTGTTGTTGCACATCAAGGTGACAGCGTGGTGCGATTAGGGGAAGTGGCCAAAGTGCAGCTCGGCGCACAAAGTTACGACTCTTCGGTCACCTTAAACGGCAAGCCTGCTGTGTTTGTGGGCATCTACCCCACACCGTCAGCCAACCCTTTATCTGTAATCAGTAATGTCGATAAATTATTACCGGCCGTTAAAAAACAGTTGCCGCCTGGCTTTGATATGGTCAACGTGTACGACCAATCAGGTTATATTGGTTCGTCTATCCGTGAAGTGATTGAAACCATTTTGGAAGCGGCCATGATTGTGATCATCGTAATTTTTGCTTTCTTAGGCTCTTTTCGGTCCGTGCTCATTCCGGTCGTTACCATTCCATTATCATTGGTCGGTGTTTGCACCTTCCTACTGGCACTTGGTTACTCGCTTAACCTTCTCACTTTCTTGGCAATGGTGCTCGCGATCGGACTGGTGGTCGACGATGCCATTGTGGTGATTGAAAACGTGTATCGCCACGTGGAGGATGGCTTGCCGCCATTTAAAGCCGCAATTGTCGGTGCGCGTGAAATTGGCCCGGCGGTGGTTTCTATGACGATCACATTGGCGGCTGTGTACGCGCCTATTGGTTTCATGGGGGGCTTAACTGGCGCGCTCTTCAAAGAGTTTGCGTTTACACTCGCCGGTACCGTGATTTTGTCGGGCATCATCGCGCTCACACTCTCACCCATGATGTGCTCGAAGTTTTTAGACAGCAGCATCAACGATTCCAAAATTGTAAAGTTCATTGACCGCTTTTTTGATCGCTTAAAAAACCGCTATCAAGCCTTAGTGACAAGCTCACTAAACTACCGACCAGTCACAGCACTGTTTGCCATAGTTGTGCTCACCAGCTGCGTGTTCTTATACGCGCTCACGAAAAAAGAATTAGCCCCTGCAGAAGATCAGGGATTGATTTTGGTCTCCGCCACCACACCAGTGTACTCAAACTTTGATTACATGAGCTACTTCTCGAAAGAGCTCGAAAAGCAAATGGCGAAAACACCTGAAAAAGCCAACTATTTCACGATTAACGGGGCGATGGGTGCAAACTCGATTTTTGCAGCGATTACCTTAAAACCCTGGGATCAGCGCAGCGTCAAAGAACAACAACTGATTCCGTTGGTGCAAAAAAATGTGGCCAAAGTGCCTGGCCTTCAAACGGTTGCATTTGGTTTACCCCCATTACCGGGCAATAGCGGTGGCATGCCGATTCAGTTTGTGGTGACCAACATTAGTGGCGACTACTTAAGCCTTTGGAAGCTTAGCGACGACATTCTAATGAAAGCGCTTAACAGCGGTATGTTCGCGTACCTGGATAACTCGCTGCAATTCAACAAAAAAGAATACAATATTCAAATTGATCGTGAAAAAGCGGAATCCATGGGCATACAAATGCAAGATATCGCCAATAGTTTATCGACGGCCATGAGTGGTGCTTACATTAACTACTTCAGCATGGCCAATCGTAGCTATGAAGTGATTCCACAAATCAAGCGACCGTTGCGTTACAACCCGGATGACATCAACCACATTTATATAAAAACCGGCTCAGGCGAATTAGTGCCTTTATCAACAGTGGTAAAAATCACCAGTCAAGTTCAACCGAACAGTCGAACGGAGTTTCAACAACAAGCCTCAGCGACGATTGAGGGCGTGGCCTCACCGTCTGTGACCATGGGCACTGCGCTGGACTTCTTAAAGAAAACAGCTGACGAAACTTTGCCTAAAGGCTATAGCTACAATTACGAAGGCCAATCGCGCCAATATGAAACCGAAGGTAGTGCGCTGATCTTCATTTTCTTCTTTGCGATTGTGGTGATCTACTTAATCTTGGCAGCTCTGTTCGAAAGCTTCCGTGATCCGTTTATCGTGTTAATTGCCGTACCGATGTCGATTTGCGGCGCCTTGATACCGCTAAACCTCGGCTTAGCCACGATTAACATCTATACACAGATTGGTTTAATTACCTTGATTGGTTTAATCAGTAAGCACGGTATCTTGATGGTGGATTTCGCCAATAAACTCCAAGAAACCGAAGGGCTTAATAAGTTCGACGCCATTGTGAAATCGGCCAGCATTCGTCTGCGCCCTATTTTGATGACCACCTTTGCGATGGTCTTTGGTGTGATACCACTGGTGCTCAGCACCGGCGCGGGTGCTGCCTCACGAAATAATATGGGCTTGGTGATTTTCTTTGGTATGTTAATCGGTACTTTGTTTACCTTGTTCGTGGTGCCAACCATGTACACCTTCTTTGCGAAGAAGCACGAGAAATTGCCCGACATTGAGGATTAATCGCATGCAAAAAATCACAGTGATAGGCGCAGGCTCTTGGGGTTGTTCATTGGCCATGCACTTAGCACGCGAGCACGCAGGCATTCATCTTTGGGATATCGACACCTCGCTTTTAGAAAACATGCAAAAAACCCGTGAAAACACGCGTTATTTGCCAGGCCTTAGCCTGCCCGAAGCCTTGATTATCGAAGCGGACTTAAGTGCCGCACTTAAGCAAACGGACTTGGTGCTTATTGTGGTGCCTAGTCATGTGTTTGCTAAAGCGCTCGCATCAATCAAGCCGCACATTGCATCGCACACACCCGTGATCTGGGCGAGCAAAGGCATAGCGCCTGATAGCCTTAAGTTGCTACATGAAGTTGCGCACGAACTGCTGGGCGCGCGAGCGATGGCAGCCCTTTCGGGCCCCTCTTTTGCGCGAGAGGTCGCCGAAGGTTTGCCCACGATTCTAGACATGGCTTCAAACGGTACAGCGCTGAGTGAAACATTACACAGCCTATTCGATCACGGCAAGCTACGCCTACACGACAACCCCGATTTCATCAGTGTGCAATTAGGCGGCGCCATGAAAAACGTGGTGGCCATTGCCGTGGGCATGGCAGATGGCTTAGGCATGGGCACGAATGCGAAATGCGCACTCATGACCATCGGCCTGCAAGATGAAATGCGCATGGCTAAAGCACTAGGTGCAGACTCTGGCCAGGATTTAATGAGCTTTTCGGGTGTGGGCGATCTCATCCTCACCTGCACGGATAATCAATCACGTAATCGCCGGTTTGGTAAATTACTCGGTGAAGGTCAAACGCAAGCAGATGCCTTGGCCGAAATCAATCAAACCGTGGAAGGCTTGGACAATTGCCCATTGATGCTAAAACTCGCCGAAAAACACGGCGTAGAGCTTAAAGTGACACACGGTTTGCAACGTGTTTTATCGGGCGAATCGGCCCCAGATCAAGCGATACAAGCAATGCTCGGTTTTATTTAACCGCGTGCATCACTGAAATCATTTCCATCGCGCAATCAGCTGCATCACGCCCTTTATGACCGTGACTGCCGCCCACGCGCTCTTCGGCTTGTTTTTTGTTTTCCGTAGTCAGTACACCAAAAATGACCGGTAGGCCTGTTTCCAACATAACTTCTTGGCAACCGGCCGAGACTTGCTCGCACACGTAATCATAATGACTGGTTTCACCACGAATCACGGCACCCAAAGCAATGACAGCCGCATAATGCTTAGTTTGAGCGAGTTTTTTGGCCGCCAGCGGAATCTCCACGCAACCCGGCACATACAATACCGTAATGTCTTCAGTGCCCAAGCCCAACTCACGCAAGCGATCCACCGCGCCTTTTAATAGCTCATCGGTAATCGGTGAATTAAAACGGCTAACGACAATGGCCACAGGCGCCTTCTCTACACGGGTGACTTTGATGACTTGCATGGGGTTTAACCTCGTCGTTTATAGCTTTGGCAGCCGGTTTCTTTAATGAATCGGGTCATGATCATAGCAAGCCCTTGGCAGATCGGCAACGCCAAAAAGGCCCAGCGATAGGCCACAAGCTCACCCGTGCTCGCATGCAATAAGCCATCGAGCAAACGCCCCACAAAGGGCTGAAATACCGTACCACTGAGCATGACGAGCATATTCGTAAAGCCCACGACCACACCCGAAGCCCAGTCGGGGTGATATTCGCGATTAATCGCAAAACACAAAATCATGCTGCTAGAGGCAAAGCCGAAGATAAATAATAACGCGCCCAGGA carries:
- a CDS encoding multidrug efflux protein; this encodes MAFTDPFIRRPVLAAVISLLIFIFGLFAVHELPLQEFPQMDNTLITVTTTYSGASASLVQGFVTNPLETSIATADGIDYMTATSTKGSSTIDVYVKLNFDPNVAFTNVMSKVQQVEGQLPSAAEQPVIDKKTGNTFAIQYLSFTDKHLSSEQITDYVTRVVQPQLESASGVAQAQILGGKVFAMRIWLDTKRLSALNLTPADIQNALLANNYQSAAGNTKGQYVAYDLNANTDLENVHAFRNIVVAHQGDSVVRLGEVAKVQLGAQSYDSSVTLNGKPAVFVGIYPTPSANPLSVISNVDKLLPAVKKQLPPGFDMVNVYDQSGYIGSSIREVIETILEAAMIVIIVIFAFLGSFRSVLIPVVTIPLSLVGVCTFLLALGYSLNLLTFLAMVLAIGLVVDDAIVVIENVYRHVEDGLPPFKAAIVGAREIGPAVVSMTITLAAVYAPIGFMGGLTGALFKEFAFTLAGTVILSGIIALTLSPMMCSKFLDSSINDSKIVKFIDRFFDRLKNRYQALVTSSLNYRPVTALFAIVVLTSCVFLYALTKKELAPAEDQGLILVSATTPVYSNFDYMSYFSKELEKQMAKTPEKANYFTINGAMGANSIFAAITLKPWDQRSVKEQQLIPLVQKNVAKVPGLQTVAFGLPPLPGNSGGMPIQFVVTNISGDYLSLWKLSDDILMKALNSGMFAYLDNSLQFNKKEYNIQIDREKAESMGIQMQDIANSLSTAMSGAYINYFSMANRSYEVIPQIKRPLRYNPDDINHIYIKTGSGELVPLSTVVKITSQVQPNSRTEFQQQASATIEGVASPSVTMGTALDFLKKTADETLPKGYSYNYEGQSRQYETEGSALIFIFFFAIVVIYLILAALFESFRDPFIVLIAVPMSICGALIPLNLGLATINIYTQIGLITLIGLISKHGILMVDFANKLQETEGLNKFDAIVKSASIRLRPILMTTFAMVFGVIPLVLSTGAGAASRNNMGLVIFFGMLIGTLFTLFVVPTMYTFFAKKHEKLPDIED
- a CDS encoding glycerol-3-phosphate dehydrogenase, whose product is MQKITVIGAGSWGCSLAMHLAREHAGIHLWDIDTSLLENMQKTRENTRYLPGLSLPEALIIEADLSAALKQTDLVLIVVPSHVFAKALASIKPHIASHTPVIWASKGIAPDSLKLLHEVAHELLGARAMAALSGPSFAREVAEGLPTILDMASNGTALSETLHSLFDHGKLRLHDNPDFISVQLGGAMKNVVAIAVGMADGLGMGTNAKCALMTIGLQDEMRMAKALGADSGQDLMSFSGVGDLILTCTDNQSRNRRFGKLLGEGQTQADALAEINQTVEGLDNCPLMLKLAEKHGVELKVTHGLQRVLSGESAPDQAIQAMLGFI
- a CDS encoding 6,7-dimethyl-8-ribityllumazine synthase; translation: MQVIKVTRVEKAPVAIVVSRFNSPITDELLKGAVDRLRELGLGTEDITVLYVPGCVEIPLAAKKLAQTKHYAAVIALGAVIRGETSHYDYVCEQVSAGCQEVMLETGLPVIFGVLTTENKKQAEERVGGSHGHKGRDAADCAMEMISVMHAVK